From the genome of Brassica oleracea var. oleracea cultivar TO1000 chromosome C4, BOL, whole genome shotgun sequence:
TACAACAACTTGCAAGAAGTGTGGCGCTAATGAGAGTGAGATCCACACCTTTTTTCAATGTCTTTTTGCGAAAAAGGTTTGGTATCTCCTCCCCGCTATGCACAAACCTATTGAAGCAACCCCGACGATCCTGAACTTGATCGAGAATGGCAAGAGGATGATCACTCTCCCGCCAGCAGTGGTTAGTAAACCTTTATTCCCTTGGCTGCTATTGAACCTTTGGACCTGCAGGAATCATCTCATTTTCAAAGACAAAAAGTATACCGAAACATAGGTCCTCAATAAGGCAATCTGAGATGCCAAAGAATGGGGCCTCGCTCAAGTTATATCACCACCAAAGCCTCCTGCTCCCCCGCTGGCTACTGCTCGAAACTATAGCTCCTCTGATACTCTTTGTTATACAGATGGAGCGTGGGATGCGATCTCAAAGACCGGTGGTATGGGGTGGTGGTTCAAAGATCACATGGGGCTGATGATGGTACAAGGCGCTAATGGAAAGCGATATGTCGGTTCTGCCTTGATGGCAGAGGCTCTATCACTTAAAATGGCGTTGGAATTTGCAACTGGCTTAGGTATCCAAGACCTAAGATGTTTTTCAGATTCTCGCAGTCTTGTGTCATTGCTTACGACGAACTCTTCTGTCGTTGAGCTTCAAGGGATCCTCCATGACATATGCGTGTTGAGTAGTTCTCTTACTTCTATCTCTTTTCATCACATTTCTCGTTTGGAGAATGGTGTAGCTGATGGGCTAGCTAAGTCTGCTCTTGTTTTATGTATGAACTTCCCCCCCCCCCCTCCTTAGTGGAGTATGAACTATTTGCTTTAATTTAATGAATGAATGTTTGACCAAAAAAAAATGATTGATTATTTTGATTTATTTACCCTAAAAAGATTGCGAATAAACAAGAGTGATAGTTTGATTTATATGCACACACCAATTTATTACATAATAATAGTAACTGATTTCTTAATTATTTAATATATATTCTTATTATTTTATTATTTCATAATATGCAGAAACAAATAAAATAAATAATAAATATAAAATATTTATTCTACAAAAGATGCAGATCTTAACCTAAGTATGTATCTTTTTAATTATTTTAAGTCATAAGCATTTTCTAAATCTCTGGCCCAAACAAACAAACAAAATGAGAATAAACTTCAAAATCAATATTTATATCGAACAATAACCAAAATGAAAAAGAGAAAAATATTGAAGGTATATAGGATTGGCACGTGAACGTAAACTCCTCGTAACCATAATTAATTTTTAAATTACTAATTTAATGATATAAAACCGAGCTGACATAGTTTCATTGTAATCAAATAGACCCAAGATTTTTCGACCTAAACGTTGGGTTCTTATGCGGTAAGTGATTTTTTGACCTAAAATTGTATTAAAAATGAGATCAGCTCATCAGTAAACAAATTATATAATTAACAAAAAGTTGAAAAAAATTGTTTAAAAACCAAAATATTAATTCAATCAAGAATATAAATTTATTTTTCCGTATAATATTTTTTAAATAATTTTTAGATAAATTTATCTTGCGCAAGGCGCATGTCTTATCCTATTCTATCTTATTAAAGTAGAAATACTTTTAAGAATTGTTTGGAAACAAGGATAGCAATAAAAAAGAATATAATGTTGTTAGAAAACATGTATGTATATTAAGAAAAAAAATGTAATGGACTTATGTTATTAAGAAAAATTGGAAGTCCATTAAATTATATTACAAAGTAATGGGCTTATGTTACTTGACATACATATTTTAAATCAAAATAATAATTTAAAATTGATTTATATCAAAAATTCATTCAAAAATATACATTCATTCAAAAATATACATACATTCAAAAATTGAATTTTACTAAAATATTTTCCAATAAAAATTATAAAAAAATGTTTTCAATACATATAAGAAAAATACAATATAAAGTTCAATTTCAAACACCAACTTAAATTATTGGTTTTATATTTCACAATAAAATTTTAAAATATAATATAATTATTTATGATGGTACATATAAAATACTATTAATTATATTATTATTTATATGATGGTAAATATGAAATAAGACTAATTATATGATGACACATATACTTCCTCCGTTTCAAAATGTTACATATTTTAGATTTTTCACACATTTTAGGAAAACATATTACATTTGTATAATTTTTTGTGATTATCTTTTTCCCATAATTTTAAGCCAATAAAATTTCAGTAAGTACAATTAAGTTTTTTGAAGTTTGCAATTAGTTGATAAAACATGCATTGAAAATGAAAAAAAAATAGATCTTTTTGAAACAATTTTTTTCTCTAAAATATGTAATTTTATGAAACGGAGGGAGTCTGAAATATAATTGTGACTAGGAGTGGGCGTTCGGATACCAATTTATGTTCAGTTCGGGTCTCTTTGGGTTTCGGATTTTCGGGATCAAAGATTTCAACATTCGGATATTTCTAAATTTTGGTTCGTAGTTCGGATCTTTGCGGGTTCGGTTTGGATTGAAATAACATATTTAAATTATTTTTATAATTTTCAAATTCACTATACAGTTTAAATTTCTCAAAATCTATAAACAAAATAATATATTTCATATAAATTTGAATAACATATGTCACAATACCTAAACTTAACATATAAATTGGTTTGGTTTAAATATTTGGATAGTGAATCAATAATTTTTTTAAATATTTTTGGTGTTTTGAATATACTTTAATTATTTTAGATATTTACTTTTGACTATTTGTATATATTTTCAAGTATGTAAACCAATTTAAAAGTATCATATATATTCTGATGTTTTTATATACATTAAATCTAAAAATAATTAATTTATATAAGTATATAAATCTATTTCATATACATTTGGATACCCGAAATATTTTGGTTTGGATCGGATTAGGTTTCAGTTATCTAAATAGTAAAATTTTGAATAATTCAGATATTTGATCAATTCCGGTTTGGGTTTGGTACTATTTTTTCGGATCGGGATCGGTTAGATTCTTCAGATTTGAGTTTTTTTTCAATCTTAAATAGTGAAATGAAAAATAAATGGCAACATATTTTGAAAAATACATACGTCCGCCTGCGCGAATCAAAATCTATTATTTATTATTGTTATATATTGTTATATACAAAACTAGTGAATGGGACAGTGGTATAGACTATAGAGTACGATAGGGATTGAATAATATTAGAATGTGCACAAGCGTATAAATAATAGTTATTTACCCAGGGAGCTCTGGCTCTAGGAAAGAACCTAGCAAAGCGAGGACTTACGTCCAATGTAATGTGTGTCGGCATTGTGGAGAACTCGAAACCGCTGAACACATCTTCCTACAGTGCCAGTTTACTAGAGAGATATGGAATTTACAGATTTGGCCATCTAGTTTTAGCCCAGCGGAGTGTACTTCATTTAGTGAAGCCTTCTTAGGGTCTGCATCATTGCCTCTGCTACCGTCGTAGGGCCTGACAGGGAATATCTTCCCATGGGTTGTATGGGGAATTTGGACAGCAAGGAACTACTTGATCTTCGAAAACAGGGCATGGACGCCATTGGAGATTCTTACCAAAGCGGTAAGTAATGCAAAAGAATGGCATCTTGCTCAGATATCTACCACTCAGCCTCGCGCTTCTATGTCACCTAGCTCGATCCCACCCTTACAAAACACATGCCTGCTATGCTTTACTGATGCAGCGTGGCATGCTACAACATCTAAAGCGGGATGTGGGTGGATCTTCATCACCCAGAAGGACGAGCAACTACATCAGGATACGACTACATTTGATAACACCTCGTCTGCACTAATAGCTGAAGCGTTAGCTATTAGATCGGCTCTTCTCAACGCCCTCGAAGCTGGCTTTACAAGAATCTGCATCAAGTCAGATTGTCAAGCACTTGTTGCTGTCATCAACTCGAAGAATCACCCGAAGGATCTCTACGGAATCTCACGGGACATCGAGCATCTATCCCTCTCCTTTGATTGTATTGTTTTTTCTTATGTATCCAGAAACTTGAACTCCTTGGATGATTCACTTGCTAAATCAGTTCTGTACTTGACTACCACCAACTATTTTTAGTTGGGCTCAGTAGCGGAGCCACATGTAACGAGACGGGGGCCACTGAACCCAACAACATTTGAAAATTTAGTGTAATTTGTTAAAACCTAAGCTATATGCACCCATTTTAAATATTGTAGGTTAGTATTCATGTCCCCAACAAAATTATTTCCTGCATCCGCCACTGGTTGGGCCGAAGATCTTTAATATATGATGTGTTGTGTTCAAAAAAAAGAAGGTAGTTATCTAAATACACAACAATCTTTGTATATGAGATGCAAATACTGTAAAGAAAAGGCATTCAACTAATTTTGGTTTTCTGTCGGACCGAAATTGTCATTAATTATTTCAGCATAAAAAAAAAAAACCCAAAAGAAAACCACCGTCTAGCAATTTTGTAACCTTGGTCGTTCTGGGGAAGCTTGAGAGAGGAAACAATGGATATGCAGGGAGATATCGAGAGATTGATGTTCTTCGAACATGCTCGGAAAGCAGCAGAAGCTACTTACATCAAAAACCCTTCAGATGCCGATGTTCGTATTCTCTCTAATCTTTTAGATTCGTTTTCTGATTGGCTCTAAACAAAATCGATAAAGTTTCCACCTTTTTTTTTTTTTATGAATTTCTGCAGAACTTGTTGAGATGGGGAGGAGCTTTATTAGAACTTTCCCAGTTTCAGAACCCCACAGCCTCAAAGCAAATGCTTCTAGGTGGAGATTCAGATTAAATTATTAGCTTTCTTTTTTTTAGAATGAATGATAAATTAATTTTGGTTTGTGTAGATGCCATATCGAAGCTGGAAGAGGCCTTGTTAATCGATCCGAAGAAGCACGCTGCGCTTTGGTGCATTGGGAATGTTCACACTTCATATGGCTTTATGATTCCTGATGAAATCGTCGCTGCGGATCACTTTCAGAAAGCTTCTCACTACTTTGAACAAGCTCTTGACGAGGTAATAATACTATCATCATCTTTGTTGTGTGTTCTGTAATGTGAGAATTTTTTTTTAATTGTTTCCAGCAACCCGAGAACGAGCTCTACCGCAAATCTTTGGAGCTGACTTCTAAGGTACAATAATAAGTAGATGGTGTTGATGTTCCTCTAGTAATAGGAGTTTTTGCTAGTGATTTGGACTCTCGATAGGTTTTTTTTTTTGCTAAATGTATTCTCAATAGTTGCTATGAAACTTTGGTTTTTCTTCGTTTGACCAACACACTTGCAGGCTCCAGAGCTGCATAAAGCGGCTCATAGCCATGGTTCAGGCCCACAAGCGTTAGGCGGTGTAGCTGGACCATCATCCACTGCCTCAACTTCAAAGGTCCTTTCTTTTTACTCAAAAATGCAAATTGGTGGTTTTGATGAAATTTAACTAACGTTTGTGTTTTTTCTTTCTCGCAGAATGTGAAGAAAAAGAAGAGCAGTGATCTCAAGTATGATGTAATGGGATGGGTCATCTTAGCCGCTGGAATTGCTACATGGATCAGTTTTGCTAAATCTCAGATGCCTCCACCGAGGCAGTAAATTCCACACACACGCGAGAGTCTAAAGATCAGAAACGGTTTTTTACTTCTAATAATCATTTTCGAACGAGAGAGAGAGTTTTGCATTGTATAACAACTCTGAAAACAGTCGCATGCTTTAGAATGAATCAGTGAAGACCATAGTTAAGTCACCTATGATTTTCCACCGTTTAGCCTGAATTGCTTGTGGTGCGATCATTAGGTTAACTCCATTTGCCTTAGGTTTTGATTTTAAGCCGTTGCTCTGCTCTTTAAAGCTATGTTCTGTTTTGCCTTCATGTTCTCAGACCTTTATTTCCTGTCATTAAAAATAGATGACAAAACTATTCCCAGGGTTACTAAAACTTAATTAAAGAAAAAAGATCAATTCACCATTTTATTGGTAACTAAAAAGTACATCAGTCTTCGTAAATTGACTACCATATAGGCCATGTTCGTTTGTTTAGCAGTTGTGTCGTGCTTGTGTAATCATTATCCTATCCTCGTTGACAGCTCGCTCACTTTATTGTGAATATGATCATGGACTAATCTTGGTCTCACACGACCTTTAACTAATGTAATATCAGCAATTCGACGTCAAGCACCACCATTCGACGAATCTGTCTGAGCATTTGCAGAAATCTGAAGACATGGAGACGGAGATTCTAAGGTCAACGGAGATCTCAGAGACATTGTTGTTCCCTCCAACTAATCATGACGAAGATGTTATACCTCATTGGAAGGATCAGATCACGACTCGAGGCTTGATCGCTAGCGCCTTGTTAGGGATCTTGTTCAGCATCATTACCCATAAGCTTCACCTCACTGTCGGAATCATTCCTTCGCTAAATGTAGCTGCTGGTCTTCTCGGTTTCTTCTTCGTCAAGTCATGGACTGGTTTCTTGTCGAAACTAGGGTTTTCAGTTAAACCCTTTACCAAGCAAGAGAACACCGTTATTCAGACTTGCGTTGTCGCTTGCTACGGCCTCGCTTATAGCGGTAAATTGAGACTGATATCTCCTTTCACACCTAAGCTGTTCTAAGATATGTCCTTGTTCCAGTCTTGTTGTCTAGTGTTTTTTAGCTTCTTCTGATTTTTACATGTTAATTATGTCTAGATTGCTCTGTGCTGATGAAAAGGTCTTTTATATTCTTTTTCACCTCTTTGCCGGGAACAAAATTAATAAAAATAGTCCCTCCCAACGAGAGAACTGAACCGAGTGACAAAGTGCCTACTAGACACTCCTTTACCACTAGACCAACAACCCGTTGGTTTCTATATTCATTATAATCTATTCAAATGTTGATCTTGTGGATAACTGTTGATTATTTGTGTGTGATTTTAATAATGAGCTTTAAAATTTGATGTCTATGCGACTGTTTACTGATTGCTACTATATAAGGATTATATGGATTGGTCCTCTGATAGAGTTTCTAACTCTTTAACTGTGTTTCAGGAGGATTTGGTTCGTATTTGATAGCTATGGATGAGAGGACATACAAGCTCATTGGTGCTGATCGTCCGGGAAACAATCCTGATGATGTTATAAATCCCTGATTATGGTGAATGATTGTATTCTTATTTGCTGTCAGCTTCCTCGGTCTCTTCAGTCTCGTTCCACTTCGCAAGGTATCGTCTCACAGTCACTACTCATTAATTAAGAAAAAACGCTTTCGTAGATGTTTGTGGTTTCTTGATCCTTATTCATAAGTGTTATCTCAGGTGATGATTTTGGACTACAAGCTTACATATCCCAGTGGAACCGCTACAGCAATGCTGATTAACAGTTTTCACGACAACTCTGGAGCCGAGCTTGCAGGGTAATTTTCAGAAATATCTTCTTCAATCTCACCAATACCAGTCCTGGCAAAGCCAAATGACTTAGCCTCAATCCCCCAAATTTTTTGAAAAAAATTACATCACCTACCCTACCAAATTTGTATTAAAAAAACTTCATTGAAATTTTTACTACATCACCTACCCTACCAAAATCTCGGGAGCAACCCTGAATCTCACTTCCTGTTTTTTTTGCTCTAATGTTTATCTCTAATATTATTGTTTAATTACTTCAGAAACCAAGTTAAATGTCTTGGGAAGTATCTCAGCATTAGCTTTGTTTGGAGTTGCTTCAAGTGGTTCTTTAGTGGTATTGGAGATGCATGTGGGTTTGATAACCTTCCCACACTTGGTTTGACCCTATTCAAGAACACGTAAGTTTGTCTGTTAACACAACACAAGATTAGCAAGTGTTGTAACAAGTTACATGACTTTGCAGGTTTTACTTTGATTTTAGTCCTACTTTTATTGGATGTGGTCTGATATGTCCCCATTTAGTGAACTGCTCTGTTCTTCTGGGCGCTATCATTTCTTGGGGTTTCCTCTGGCCGTTCATATCACGCCATGCTGGAGACTGGTATCCATCTGACCTTGAGACCAACGATTTCAAAGGTCTCTACGGATATAAGGTGACAATAATTAGTTTTTCATACGTAATTTCTTTACCCATGCTTTTTTTTTCATGTCATTACCACATTTATAGGTCTTTATCCCCATTGCTATCATCCTTGGTGACGGTCTCTACAACATCATCAAGATCACTATTGTCACTATGAAGGAACTCTGCAACAAACAACAACATCTACCTGTCTTTACCGACATTTTAGGTGTGAATTGAAGGACATGATTCTGACTCATCTATCGCATTTTTTAAGTAATAGTCTTTCTCAAACGTATTCTTAAGAGTTTCTTGATTCAGATGAGAGTGGTGAGCGCTCGGAATCACTGCTGGAGAAGAAGAAAAGAGATGAAGTGTTTCTCAAGGACCAGATACCCCTAGGTTTTGCGGTTTCTGGTTATGCGTGTCTAGCAGCCATTTCGACCGCAACCATCCCATTGATATTCCCACCATTGAAATGGTACTTTGTCCTCTGTTCATACTTGGTTGCACCGGGTCTAGCCTTTTGCAATTCTTATGGAGCAGGGCTCACGGATATGAGCCTGCCTTCGACATACGGAAAGATTGGTCTTTTTACCATAGCTTCGATTGTAGGAAACAATAGTGGTGGTGGTGGAGTCATTGCCAGTTTATCAGCATGTGGTGTTATGATGGCAATCGTCTCAACCGCAGCGGATCTCATGCAAGACTTTAAAACAGGTTACCTCACGTTATCATCTGCGAAATCCATGTTTGTAACTCAGCTTTTGGGTACAGCAATGGGTTGCGTGATCGCTCCTCTCACGTTTTGGATGTTTTGGACTGCTTTTGAGGTCGGAGATCCTGATGGTCTTTACAAAGCGCCTTACGCTGTTATCTACCGGGAAATGGCTATTCTTGGGATAGAAGGATTTGCGAAACTGCCAAAACACTGTTTGGCTCTTTGTTGCGGATTCTTTGTCGCTGCTCTCGTTGTGAATCTTGTCAGAGACATCACTCCGCCTAAGATCTCCAAGTTTACACCACTTCCTATGGCTATGGCTGCTCCGTTCTACATAGGAGCTTACTTTGCCATCGACATGTTCGTTGGGACCGTGGTTTTGTTCATATGGGAACGGGTAGATAAGAAAGACGCAGATGATTACTCTGGTGCAGTAGCTTCCGGACTGATATGTGGTGATGGAATATGGACAATACCGTCTGCTATTCTTTCCATCTTAAGAATCAATCCACCCATATGTATGTACTTTAGACCATCCTAGACATTAATGTCATTGTGCATTAGGGGGAAGAATGTGTCAAGGCAAAACTTTTGAAGTTAATCTCCAGGAGATGTTTATAAGTTGGATCATTCTTTTTTACTTGGAGTTGCTTTTCATGATCGAAGGCTTTGCAAAACTGCCTAATACTACCTCCGTTCCTGAAAGTAAGATGTTTTAGATTTTTTTCTTGTTCCACAAAGATAGATTTTCTATATTGTTAAGGTATTTTTTTATACTTTTGAGGAACATTAATTGAGAATATTTGAATTGATTAAATTTCATTGGCGGAAAGTTATTGGAAAATGTATAATAAAGTAAAAAATAAATTAAATTATAAACATTTATTAAATTCTTAATAAGCGTGCATACTCTAGAAAATCTTACTTTCAGGAACAGAGGGAGTAGTAAATTATGGCAACAGTCCAAATGCAAAATCTTATACACCCTTTGTTTCACAAAGAATGTATTTTTTGATTTTTTTCACATAAATGAAGAGAATGATCGAAGTCCATTTATGTCTCTAATTATTATATTAGTTTAACTAATTAGATAAATAAAATTATTTATAAGTTTAAGCATTTTGCAATTAATATTAATCTTAAAACATATACAAATTGTATTGAAAGTTTAAAATGACATCGCAAACAAGAAAAAGTGTCAAAATGACACTGTTTGTATAATAGTTTTGGTTAGATTATTGATGATCTGATATCATGTTCACAGCATGCAGCAACTTCAACTTTCGCATTTTCGCCCCTTATGGCGGAAACCTTGGCTTTTCCTTCTGCCATAACCTTTGCCCTCACTTGTGGATGGTTTCTCTCTAGGTGCCAGCAGATATATATACCTCTTATCTCTATCATTTAAATCTACCAAGTTTAAGTTATTCTTAGAATGTTAATGCTTTAACTGACAGTGTTGCCAAACAAGCTTTGTTTTTTATGACTCCGGCTTAATTATAGTGAATATGGTTTGCACAAAAAAAAGGAAAGAAGAAGCATAGTGCTTTGTAAATATTTTGTCAATCAAATCTTAAGTTAACTCCGATGTAAAAGTAAGCGAGTTAGATGTGTTCGCGATTATGTTCACCAAATATGAACTCTTTGTCTCAATGTAGATCGAATAAATATTTATATCTTGAATACTTCTGGAAGAAATCCGAATATGATTTAATATATAAAATTTATTTTCTAAAAATATATTACAAAAAAGTTTGTACATACCTTTTAGAATAAAAATATTTTATTTTGATAGAAATGAAAATACAGAAAATATTTGTATCTGTAAAATTGATTAGATATTGAATTACTAATAATTAGTTGACGTCCCGCACCTTGTGCGGATTAATATATTTAACAATTTTTAACTCTAACTTTTATTTTTATAAAATAATAATAATTCAATCAGATAAAAAAATTTAAATTATTATAAAATATAAAATTTTAATATTCATATTTGTAATCAATGTATTAAATTATGCTCTTTTGTTTCATATTTTCATTTATAAGATGTAGATTCACTACAAGAAAACGTCTCCATAACAACGAATATTTACGACGAAAATATTTCCTCGTAAATTTACATGGAGTTTACGACGAAATTTGGTCTCCTCGTAACTGCGTTGTAAACACCATGTAAATTTACGAGGAAATATTTTCGTCGTAAATATTCGTTGTTATGGAGACGTTTTCTTGTAGTGAATCTACATCTTATAAATGAAAATATGAAACAAAAGAGCATAATTTAATACATTGATTACAAATATGAATATTAAAATTTTATATTTTATAATAATTTAAATTTTTTTATCTGATTGAATTATTATTATTTTATAAAAATAAAAGTTAGAGTTAAAAATTGTTAAATATATTAATCCGCACAAGGTGCGGGACGTCAACTAATTATTAGTAATTCAATATCTAATCAATTTTACAGATACAAATATTTTCTGTATTTTCATTTCTATCAAAATAAAATATTTTTATTCTAAAAGGTATGTACAAACTTTTTTGTAATATATTTTTAGAAAATAAATTTTATATATTAAATCATATTCGGATTTCTTCCAGAAGTATTCAAGATATAAATATTTATTCGATCTACATTGAGACAAAGAGTTCATATTTGGTGAACATAATCGCGAACACATCTAACTCGCTTACTTTTACATCGGAGTTAACTTAAGATTTGATTGACAAAATATTTACAAAGCACTATGCTTCTTCTTTCCTTTTTTTTGTGCAAACCATATTCACTATAATTAAGCCGGAGTCATAAAAAACAAAGCTTGTTTGGCAACACTGTCAGTTAAAGCATTAACATTCTAAGAATAACTTAAACTTGGTAGATTTAAATGATAGAGATAAGAGGTATATATATCTGCTGGCACCTAGAGAGAAACCATCCACAAGTGAGGGCAAAGGTTATGGCAGAAGGAAAAGCCAAGGTTTCCGCCATAAGGGGCGAAAATGCGAAAGTTGAAGTTGCTGCATGCTGTGAACATGATATCAGATCATCAATAATCTAACCAAAACTATTATACAAACAGTGTCATTTTGACACTTTTTCTTGTTTGCGATGTCATTTTAAACTTTCAATACAATTTGTATATGTTTTAAGATTAATATTAATTGCAAAATGCTTAAACTTATAAATAATTTTATTTATCTAAGAGTGTCGATTCTGCAAAAAACCACGATTCAAACCGCAAGGCCATGGGAGGAATAGGGTACCGTACCAAAGGATGTGGTACATACCAATTACAAACAGATTAAAAAGATTATATCAATCTGAGAGGACTTCTGGGTCGATGAGGTGGCATGCGGAACATGTCCAAAGAGATGGTGAGGTTGCACATCCATCAGACGCAAGAGCGTGGAAATATTTCAACAAGGTACACGCAGATTTTGCTACAAATATTTGGAATGTCTATCTTGGGTTATGCACCGATGGGTTTAGTCCATTTGGAATGTCTGGTAGACAATATTCTTTGTGGCCAGTCATTCTTACGCCGTACAATTTACCGCCGGATATGTGCATGGAACAAGAATTTATATTTTTGACCATTTTAATCCCGTGGCCGAAGCATCCAAAACGGTCTCTTGATGTTTTTCTTCAACCGTTGATAGAAGAGCTAAAGNNNNNNNNNNNNNNNNNNNNNNNNNNNNNNNNNNNNNNNNNNNNNNNNNNNNNNNNNNNNNNNNNNNNNNNNNNNNNNNNNNNNNNNNNNNNNNNNNNNNNNNNNNNNNNNNNNNNNNNNNNNNNNNNNNNNNNNNNNNNNNNNNNNNNNNNNNNNNNNNNNNNNNNNNNNNNNNNNNNNNNNNNNNNNNNNNNNNNNNNNNNNNNNNNNNNNNNNNNNNNNNNNNNNNNNNNNNNNNNNNNNNNNNNNNNNNNNNNNNNNNNNNNNNNNNNNNNNNNNNNNNNNNNNNNNNNNNNNNNNNNNNNNNNNNNNNNNNNNNNNNNNNNNNNNNNNNNNNNNNNNNNNNNNNNNNNNNNNNNNNNNNNNNNNNNNNNNNNNNNNNNNNNNNNNNNNNNNNNNNNNNNNNNNNNNNNNNNNNNNNNNNNNNNNNNNNNNNNNNNNNNNNNNNNNNNNNNNNNNNNNNNNNNNNNNNNNNNNNNNNNNNNNNNNNNNNNNNNNNNNNNNNNNNNNNNNNNNNNNNNNNNNNNNNNNNNNNNNNNNNNNNNNNNNNNNNNNNNNNNNNNNNNNNNNNNNNNNNNNNNNNNNNNNNNNNNNNNNNNNNNNNNNNNNNNNNNNNNNNNNNNNNNNNNNNNNNNNNNNNNNNNNNNNNNNNNNNNNNNNNNNNNNNNNNNNNNNNNNNNNNNNNNNNNNNNNNNNNNNNNNNNNNNNNNNNNNNNNNNNNNNNNNNNNNNNNNNNNNNNNNNNNNNNNNNNNNNNNNNNNNNNNNNNNNNNNNNNNNNNNNNNNNNNNNNNNNNNNNNNNNNNNNNNNNNNNNNNNNNNNNNNNNNNNNNNNNNNNNNNNNNNNNNNNNNNNNNNNNNNNNNNNNNNNNNNNNNNNNNNNNNNNNNNNNNNNNNNNNNNNNNNNNNNNNNNNNNNNNNNNNNNNNNNNNNNNNNNNNNNNNNNNNNNNNNNNNNNNNNNNNNNNNNNNNNNNNNNNNNNNNNNNNNNNNNNNNNNNNNNNNNNNNNNNNNNNNNNNNNNNNNNNNNNNNNNNNNNNNNNNNNNNNNNNNNNNNNNNNNNNNNNNNNNNNNNNNNNNNNNNNNNNNNNNNNNNNNNNNNNNNNNNNNNNNNNNNNNNNNNNNNNNNNNNNNNNNNNNNNNNNNNNNNNNNNNNNNNNNNNNNNNNNNNNNNNNNNNNNNNNNNNNNNNNNNNNNNNNNNNNNNNNNNNNNNNNNNNNNNNNNNNNNNNNNNNNNNNNNNNNNNNNNNNNNNNNNNNNNNNNNNNNNNNNNNNNNNNNNNNNNNNNNNN
Proteins encoded in this window:
- the LOC106338874 gene encoding uncharacterized protein LOC106338874; the protein is MFFCRSDRASCKALVLIFQRYELASGQCINRNKSAITFSSKTLSGTKHNVKSALVIGQEGGIGKYLGLPEHFGRRKRDIFASLVDRIRQKFHGWTTRFLSGSGKLVLLKSVLAAMPSYACFKLPQSLCKQIQAVLTRFWWDQKPEQRRLCWITWDRLTLPKSVGGLGFRDIELFNDALLAKLTWRLLKNPDSLLGQTLLGKYCRNESLLECSSGGAMSHGWRGILAGREVLKVGVGWAIDDGRNVNLWTENWLSTSGALRPIGPPTFEEKDMTVKDLLQANTAEWNVPEIRSHLPQYEAAIRLIQPSSLNMEDTMVWLPEKTGYAMAKLAEGNKTQQAGNGSFNWKVCVWNVETSPKLKVFLWKLANRALPVGEALARRGIAATTTCKKCGANESEIHTFFQCLFAKKVWYLLPAMHKPIEATPTILNLIENGKRMITLPPAVVKWGLAQVISPPKPPAPPLATARNYSSSDTLCYTDGAWDAISKTGGMGWWFKDHMGLMMVQGANGKRYVGSALMAEALSLKMALEFATGLGIQDLRCFSDSRSLVSLLTTNSSVVELQGILHDICVLSSSLTSISFHHISRLENGVADGLAKSALVLSRNYLIFENRAWTPLEILTKAVSNAKEWHLAQISTTQPRASMSPSSIPPLQNTCLLCFTDAAWHATTSKAGCGWIFITQKDEQLHQDTTTFDNTSSALIAEALAIRSALLNALEAGFTRICIKSDCQALVAVINSKNHPKDLYGISRDIEHLSLSFDCIVFSYVSRNLNSLDDSLAKSVLYLTTTNYF
- the LOC106337415 gene encoding mitochondrial import receptor subunit TOM20-4, with the translated sequence MDMQGDIERLMFFEHARKAAEATYIKNPSDADNLLRWGGALLELSQFQNPTASKQMLLDAISKLEEALLIDPKKHAALWCIGNVHTSYGFMIPDEIVAADHFQKASHYFEQALDEQPENELYRKSLELTSKAPELHKAAHSHGSGPQALGGVAGPSSTASTSKNVKKKKSSDLKYDVMGWVILAAGIATWISFAKSQMPPPRQ
- the LOC106337414 gene encoding LOW QUALITY PROTEIN: probable metal-nicotianamine transporter YSL4 (The sequence of the model RefSeq protein was modified relative to this genomic sequence to represent the inferred CDS: substituted 2 bases at 2 genomic stop codons); the protein is METEILRSTEISETLLFPPTNHDEDVIPHWKDQITTRGLIASALLGILFSIITHKLHLTVGIIPSLNVAAGLLGFFFVKSWTGFLSKLGFSVKPFTKQENTVIQTCVVACYGLAYSGGFGSYLIAMDERTYKLIGADRPGNNPDDVINPXLWXMIVFLFAVSFLGLFSLVPLRKVMILDYKLTYPSGTATAMLINSFHDNSGAELAGNQVKCLGKYLSISFVWSCFKWFFSGIGDACGFDNLPTLGLTLFKNTFYFDFSPTFIGCGLICPHLVNCSVLLGAIISWGFLWPFISRHAGDWYPSDLETNDFKGLYGYKVFIPIAIILGDGLYNIIKITIVTMKELCNKQQHLPVFTDILDESGERSESLLEKKKRDEVFLKDQIPLGFAVSGYACLAAISTATIPLIFPPLKWYFVLCSYLVAPGLAFCNSYGAGLTDMSLPSTYGKIGLFTIASIVGNNSGGGGVIASLSACGVMMAIVSTAADLMQDFKTGYLTLSSAKSMFVTQLLGTAMGCVIAPLTFWMFWTAFEVGDPDGLYKAPYAVIYREMAILGIEGFAKLPKHCLALCCGFFVAALVVNLVRDITPPKISKFTPLPMAMAAPFYIGAYFAIDMFVGTVVLFIWERVDKKDADDYSGAVASGLICGDGIWTIPSAILSILRINPPICMYFRPS